The sequence CTATATGAACCAACAGATTTACATTTCGAGATGTTTGCTTATAtagatttttaaatcaaagttaCTTTCGATGAGAAAATCATTTGAGCTGAAACATGCTGATTGTGGAGCTCAAGCTTTGCACTACGAAGGTCattaaaaccacaaaaattatGAGTCGtctaagaaaatatattaaagaatTCTGAAAGTGGGATTTGTGGTACCACTTTCGTTGACAGTTTTTATTAGCTGCACCTGTTTAGCTCATTCGGAAGACTTGTGCTACCTAGCGGGAAAACATTGATGTCTAGAAACCTTTCCAGCTCCTCCGGTTGAGCGAATACGGAATACAGAAGGTTGTGTtcccccgacagtcggttcgacccggatttacatctggccaaagactgtcacttcagcagcgttCCCGTATATGTATcgtgaatgtttatgctgttacaacaccaacaacaagagAAGCTTGCGCATATTGCGGATCGATAATCGACTCTCAGTGAATATGACAGAGTCGTTTTTGAGCTGATGTAATAGtggattgttttgttttgtttttaatttttttggttcatAAACAACTTGTCTCTTTCTGTTCTCTTTTCTATTCGCTTCACGTTTATTTTAAGCTATCCTAACTTTCCTCTCTTGTTTACAAATCTTTGCTATTTCAACGCTCTCTGCCTAGTTCTTAAACACAGCTTGTCTGTAATTTCGTAAGCGCAAAGTTGCGTACTTTTCCCCCCTTCAATTTGctcaatattgttttttatcatttttggtTAGCTTCCATGTTTTCGCACCTAGCAACTATTACGAGGGACTACTTTATCACTACATTGCCTAGTTTCCATTTGAACTGCGCGTTATCCTCTTCAACCTAAActctcaaacaaatttttttatatcatgatttcggttaatttcaTATGTCTTACCTGTAAATCAGCATTGCATTCCTCAAAAGCACGTCCCTTATGTGTTTCGGCAAATTCGAACCACCAAAAGACCTGAACTATGCGATAAACACAACAACCTCCCATTAACTCGGCCCACGTGCGTAAGGCGACTTCCTTCAGAGATGTCTTGCCTTCCACCAAGTCTTCCATATGAGTGTACGGGCAGGCGGAAGCATCACCCCATACCTTGCCCCACCAAATGGTAAGCATAAAAAGGAATACCGCATAGGCAGCAACTCCAAAATTATCGGCCACTATGAAATAGATGAAAATGAGAAGTTccagaaaatatattgtaaatggaAGGTGTCTCACTTTTAACGAGGACGTGGGTTTTATACTCACCAATGATTAATTCAAAGCAGCAAGCGCATAATTCCGCTGCTGCGATTGCTTCGTTAATGAGCACCGGGACGATGCCCTCTCGATCGACGAAACTCTTGGCAAGACGACGAGCTGTCTGGGCAAGCACACAGTAACCGATCATAAAACCGGTGCTGATACCCAGCGATGACATAGACATTTTGTTGATATTCGTACGGCTAGTCTTCGACTTTACTTATACTATTACTTAAGTCTATGACTAGATTGAAGAAACATCCAGAAATTCTTAGAGTTTCTAAAAGAGAAGGGAAATTGTTTATTTGTAGAATGGTGTTTCAATACGTATGAGGAACTAGAGAGGGACTCAAAGTTGCCTCACTCGACTGCAGTTTATTTAGTCACATAAGCACTGAAACTAGTAATTGAGTTTGCGCCGCGCCGCAGAGTTCACATATCTTGGTAGACAAATTATTGCAATCGGTGGCTCggttggtcgggaaaaacctgaGTCATTCcgttaacgtagaaccggctgctatGGAAATGTCGGTTTTATTGTATGGTTGAGAATACTGGCTAAATTATAAATCGATGCCTTCGCACAATAATACGCGCTTTGCAGCTAGACAACTGGATATCGAACGCtgaattgcaaaaaagttaCAATTGACGTTGAAATCCGAAGAGGAATTGGGCATGGATTGGACACATCCTCAGAAAAGTAGCTCAAGAAATACCAACGATAGCTTTGGAGTGGAACCCACAAGGTTATGGGCGCAGAGGTAGACCAATCGGATCCTGGCGACGCAGCCTGGATGACGAAATAACCCGCATTTCTACGAAattcggttctacgtaaccggaccGATCCGGATTTATgtatatccagccaaggactgtcacttcaaccACTTTCccagtatatgtatggggaatgtttatgttgctacaacaacaacaacaaaataacccGTAATGATCTTACTTGGACTTAATTGAGGCGAAAGGCAAACGATAGAATCAAGTGAAAATCATTAACTTTGGCACTATGCGCCACATAATCGGCGCGTACGCAAactataatagtaataatattcatttattatttaagttgGTCTGATTAGGGATATTTATTTACAGCCTATACAAAACAAAGCTCTATGCAGACATAAGATGTAGTTGGTCAAgccgaaacaattttttttttatgttcaaaaCACCCCCAACGAAAAATGTACTCCTTTTCCGTATTTTAAGGTATGTACTTCCGTGCCCAATGCAAGTTCtagaggaaagaaaaaaatgctaacTATTTTAGTTGGTAGGTATGATCCTACGCGCACTGCTTCCAAAGTGATGACATATTAAACATTTCCTGGTTGCTTCAAAtcaattctttgaaattttttctagcCATCCTTTTTCATTATATCCATTCATTCATGagacacgtatgtatgtatgtaaggacAGCTTGAACATATTTTTCCAGTTAGCATTTTTTCGTCAAGTCCATTTGTTTTGTAATCATATTCAATCATAACGcttgttaagaaaaatttgcCTGTTCCTTGTCTACGCTCGCCCCTCTACTTTGGTCTTCTGCTCAATGTGTAGTCATCGCTGAGCGCACTAATTCAGTTGGCTGGCGGTACTATAAATaggtttgctttttaattttcacagaaGACCACCATCGAATGTCTATCACAAATAATTTCGtctaagtaaatttaaaatattttgctttgcaattaacacattttatgcAACAACAATTTGTATACAAATACAACCCGTAACATCAATTAACAATTCGACCGTTGATCTtccacatagaaaaaaaatcgcagATAAAATCATTGATCTTGAGTTTGATCAATGTCTGCAAATACCAAGCGTCgggaattgaaaatattatatgcgATCGttctttttgctttaatttaccCGTTAGAAGTGCTCCGACCGATTCGATGGACGAGAGATGACTACCGGTGGTCGCCCGCTGATCTGACGACAGCGCTGCTTTCATCGTTAgagaatagtttttgtttttcggctattTCGCGATTTGttgttacatatttattattatttacatatattacaaaatgAATGGAGGGGCGTAGATGGTCTGAAAGAAATGGGTAAATTTGCTTATGCAGGACGTAACtgcaaattatattataattttttatttttctttttcttggcGCAATACTTTCTGGTATGAACGAAATTATCAGTTAATTATATACGGCATGCATATCGATAAAGACATTTCCTATGTCAGCGCACAGTGTGCCAGCATGCAGTTACGTCGTATCGACATATTTGAAAGTAAGTGAAAAGTTGTATTaagatttgtttggtttttgaagTGAAGCCGGTTTAATAGGAAACCATGTCGATGTACTAAGACGATCCGCCTCATCAGAGCCctttacgagaactccgaactggcaatGCTTCAAAGGGACCCATTCACCACCAACGTCCTATGAGCCAATCGACCATGCACAAAATAGGTATCTTATGGAGTATCACCAGatatcttgaggacctggacttcgcagatgacatctgcctcctctctcacaaactcactcACGTTGGCACGCATAgccggactggaggtcaacaccGCGAAAACAAAAGCTATGAGTGTCAAACACAATAAGGCAAGACCTATATAATTGTTGATGGGCATCTGATGGAATTCACACGCTTAGAGAACCACCAGATATCACCACGAGAATGGGACTAGACGgaaacccgcaagggagcaaagGTCGTGGTCGTCCAAAGATCACTTGGAGaagtcgatgttgcgcgaaccagcagatgccgacatcgcTTGGGAAGGCGTAAAAACAACAGCTAGAACCGTGTAGGGGTAACTATGCGAATAGGTGTCAGCAGTGATTATATGGTACATGGTCAAGGAACTTCCCTTGATATTATTCCATTATAATATATCTGGATTTTAACCAGTATTTTGCAACACCCTAGAGAGGTAAAGAGCAAAATATTGCAACTTCCGTCTTTCATATTTCACCCTTATGCTAGAAGCAGGAATGtgcaatttttacatttttaattaatgagTTGATTTGATTAACCTTTGGATGTTCTATGTTATACCAAAAccaagaatatatatatacatatatatacaattggcgcgtacacctttttgggtatttggccgagctcctcctcctatttgtggcgcgcgtctcgatgttgtttcacaaatggaggcacctacagtttcaagccgactcctaacggcagatattttttatgaggaggtttttcatggcagaaatacactcggaggtttgccattgcctgccgaggggcgaccgcttaattttggtgtctttttttttgttaccgagattcgaacctacgttctctctgtgaattctgaatggtagtcacgcaccaacccattcggctacggcggccgccaaaatcGAGAATaccatacataaaataattttttatgtcatAAGCCAAACCCGCTAGTTTTCATAGAACAATAAAATTTCGAACTTGATtccacattttaattttaaccttgatttttatatattcatgTTTCTGGCATAAGGGTAttacttgattattattaatgacTTGGCAAAATTTCAGGCCAGTTGGGCCAAAATTGAGCGTGTTATAGCAATTTTACCCAAAGGTTGTAGTCAAAGTCATGTATAGCTaaggtatatatatacagggtccggcacttgaagtgtaaccaacttcagaccgctaaCGCtaatgcccgtgcatcagctgtctgttagttggctaaatgatagTCCACAGTATTGTTTACAGGcgtgcggaagcattttgccgagagtaaacgcgaaaaaagaaaatcagtaatggatttcaaacgtaatagtgtgattacattatatttggctggaaagtcacaaccagcgattgttcgtgagctcgagcaccttaaagtaaagcATCGTGAaatgtcatggaggtggtcatcaaaacgTCATCAACGTCAcgcgaaagggttaaaaaaagtgaagaagcgatgtgagcgaaatccccgacgaaatgccaatcaaatggcgaaataacTAAAAGTATCTGATCGTAGCATCCGTCGCATACTGAAAATGATCTCAATGTTCCGTGAGTGGGCCAAAatgcctgcaagtcacattcgggcagcttgcgattcgtttctgggcagtctcaaggccatagtgaaGGCAAatagtggtcatatcgagcaaaaatattgattcttaattttgtattatattcacacgttttttactttgaattgaataaaagtaattttcctaactaaatttatggccttttttaaTGATTATCCCTCGAGTGCCGTACCCTGTGCACTTGatagttttgttgttttacgtatatattctgtcaaaaaaataccgggaattgatgaaatttgtcgagtttttggtcacaAATGTTTTCACAATATGAGCTTTGAGAGACGGTGCGTTatgatggtgcaagatccatgagttttctttccacaaattgggccgtttcctacgcccattctctctcaaacgtcgcataacttccaaataatattctttatttaccgtagaaccatttggaacgaattccgggAGATTCTGAGTGCACAGcaccaaagaaaacgagtaacatgactttcacttttgaccgactttgacgtggttttttgggtttcggctcatgtggatagggccattcagccgcctgttgactggtttgcatgtcaaactcatatacccacgtctcatcacctgttatgatgcgctggataaatgttgggtccgaattcacctgctcaagcatgtcttcagccaccttattcggatgattttttgaaagaaatgcaACTCTTGGAACGAGAcaagcagccacgcgtctcatgcccaattggtGGTGTAAAATGCTGCGCATTGATTCGTGaaacacgctaaggtcacgagttACCTCCCTCACACTTAAataatggttttccagcaccattttcttgactttgtcaacattttcatccgttgaagacgttgatgggcgactagatcggggcaaatcttccccGACTTATCGGCCCtctataccactcgtagacccgtgtttttgataaagtacACTCGCCaaaggctttctgcaacattttcaacgattccgcgttcaaaaaacaaaattaaagaaaaattatttgttctATATTTTTGTCCATATTGAAAATCGCAGATTACTCCTGCGGCTGACTGGTATAATAAAATGCTACAAACAAggtaattgacagatcacgctcaaattCTGCGACACTAGAATGGACttttgtaccaacattccagcaaaataaaaatttgtttaacgcTCACTTCTTTAATGGACAattcttgatattttttgacagaatgtatgcagccattttgaaaataacagcTTAGATTATCGAAAGTTATGCGTAGACGCATGAagatgcaaaaatttaaataaaactatatatatgactttcttctaaaaataTGCGCACATAGTTTTGTATGCAGTACTCTTTCTGCTTGCAAACCTTCTCACATCCTTTCATATATAGCAGGAATTCAAATTTACCCACCACCGCTGCACATCCGCTCATTTTCGGTAATCGAAAACCGGCAGCTGTTCGCTACAACAATCAACTGTCAAATCAGTCAGCagagtttgtttattttcgaaGCTTATCAGCTGTTGCAGTGCCGGTGTGCACATTATTTACAATTTGGAGTTaaagtaataattaaatttaagagCTGCGTTTACCTGCAAAACATGCATTAACATAAACTAAATTTCCTTCTTCTAGATGAGTGTCAGTTGTTTAATACGTGCACGTGCAAGCGGAAATTGGCTCTGCCATCTTTCGAAGCAAAATTACTTTTCCAGCGCAAACACATCCCGCAGCAGCTCATCTTTGCTTGCGCAATCAGCAGCATATAAACCAACTTTATGTTCTGCCAACTACGCCACCACTGCCACAACAACCTCAACTGCCTCTGACAATGCATCCACAAATTGGACAACCATCTATCGGCTGCCGCTTATACGTCTCGCTGCCGGTTTCCAACGTCTGAAAATCTATCAAGGTACGCTAACAACACTTGCGGTACCGGCTGCTTTTGGACTGTCACAAGCTGAGCATGTGTCACCCGATTCGGTTCTAGTTATAAGTGCTATTGGAGTATCAGGGCTTTTGACGCTAAGCCTGTGCAGTTTAGTTGTACGCAATGTGATTGGTTTTATTTATATCAATGAAGAGCGTGACAAAGTGAAATTTGCTTATGTAGATTTCTGGGGCAAGCGTTGCGAAACAGTTATAGACATTGCCGATTTGGATGTTGATTGGACGAAAGTGAGGCCAACAGTTTTTAATATCTATCAGAAAATACGTTTGTACGGTAACAAAGCGCAGTCGTTTAAGTTATTGTCAAATTACGGTGTTATTGTCGAGCCTGACATTTTTACTGCAATATTTGGCGAGTAAAAAACAAAGATAGCAAAGTGACATTTTATCCTAAGAATGCATAGCATATAAGAGTTCATTGATTTGAGTAAgttgagtatttttttgttagaataagTAATCGAACTCGACTTGAAAAGTGCGCATAACAATATATTATGTTCAGATTTGATGTACCTCATTCTTTGTTATCGCACATATAAGAATCATTAAAAAgtgtgtaaatttaatttttttttaatttttaataacaaaagcgataaattaaattaaatattaaaccccacacaaaaatattttctattttagcttATTTGCTTAGACAGTTTCTCACAttaaaaatatgctttttttttaataaactttcgaTCATATCACAGATACTTAGTGAAAGGATCGATTTGGGAAATTGTTTGCTATCAAGCTTACCTCTTCCAATAAGATTTAATTGAGAATCACTTCGATTGCAAATTTTACACTTTAAAAATTGGAAgcatatttaaatatacaatacttttttttattaacgtttTTACACTTCTAGTGAAACTAGAGGCTAGCATACAAAGATTTGTTGACGTATTCGCAAAGGGTCAAaacaaattgataaaaaaaaattaaatttcattaataattgtCAATTTTcctatgttttataaaaatcattatAAGCGTTTTCGCGTTCATTTCTTGCCTGtactatagggttattcaataggtgcgcttcaacttttttccgatagggagggcgaacgacgcaatattttttatttttcgcttgtcatttgtaaacttcattagtatacatttcatcatggaatgctacacacttgagcaacgattgcaaatcgtgcaaattttttatgaaaataatcgttctgtgcctgctactttaagagcattacggccattttacggtccatttaacaagctgtcccgttttggggttatgtgaagtcattggtctacagtaacaagccggcgacgatttgtgggctcagagccaatattgaacgcgaaattgctggaatttcggccgatttatgcaaaagagtggtcgaaaattgggttcaacgattagacttcgtaaaacgtgcacgtggtggtcatgcaaaagaaatcgaatttcatacttaaatgtatatgttcaaactcgatactaaaaaaaaaatagttaaaaaagtcaaaccgtttgtgttttattcaaaaaagttcaaaagttgaagcgctcttactgaaaaaccctatatttgcgAAGCTGTGCCAGCTATTCATATCCTAAAAATTACAGTAAAGTTCTTCTGGACCTGACCATTCCATTATGTTCACAGATGAGCTTGTTGCCGTTGCTTATCCAATCGTGCGGAAGCCAAGAATCTTTCTTACCGGAGCGTAATCCTCCTTCGTTACTCTCTGAAATGCTTAGTGCCATTACTTTCGTCATTTGTTCGACATCGCCCACACTGCTGCGTCATATAAAAGGAAAGGCATGATGAAAGACTtgtaaagtttgttttttttcgccAACAAAGAGATCAGATTTGCGTACAGGTCACTTCATTTCATGGTATTTAACGAGGTTTTAAAGTGTGGGAAAATATGGTGGGTGAGTAACAAGATTGCCCTTCGTGCACTTCCATTCCTCGGCACTGACATTGAACAACTCAACCAGTGGTACTGAGGGAATGCTGCTGAGAATGCTTGGCGAATTTAAATCCGAAGCTTTGCAATCTAAGtactaatttttgcaaatagacACTAAAGTACGTATCGgggaaaatataaacaatttagTTGTTGCTCTTGTACCAGCATTAAACTATTGCTGTACATTTTGGGTGAAAGCATTTGAAGTGAAAGTTCTTGGGTAGCTGTTATGAATGTAGAActaactgtcgtgggaacgtcagTCCTTAAACATTCTCGCAGCTTATTTCCTAAAGAGAAGCCATAATATGGGATCGCTTGCTAAAACGAAATTCAAAAACACTGTGTACACCCAAGTTGAAGCTAGAGTCCATAACATGAGCACATTTTGATTGAACGTGCCTTTCAATTAACTGAAATAGATGTTTACGCTTGAAAATCGACACGATTAAAATTTGATTCCTTAATTGACATTGACTGACTTACATGGATCATCAACTAAAGTTACTTCAGCATTATatgataataagaaaaaaaatcgttgt is a genomic window of Anastrepha ludens isolate Willacy chromosome 6, idAnaLude1.1, whole genome shotgun sequence containing:
- the LOC128865667 gene encoding aquaporin-11, which encodes MSMSSLGISTGFMIGYCVLAQTARRLAKSFVDREGIVPVLINEAIAAAELCACCFELIIVADNFGVAAYAVFLFMLTIWWGKVWGDASACPYTHMEDLVEGKTSLKEVALRTWAELMGGCCVYRIVQVFWWFEFAETHKGRAFEECNADLQVHPYLGAAIEGFATLLCRLASKALSEKEPKFSTIIDSFIGTSLVVAAFNYSGGYFNPVLATALKWGCRGHTNLEHIIVYWIGACVGALLSVPIYRVPIVRRFLVGEHKEKEE
- the LOC128866456 gene encoding transmembrane protein 186, producing MSVSCLIRARASGNWLCHLSKQNYFSSANTSRSSSSLLAQSAAYKPTLCSANYATTATTTSTASDNASTNWTTIYRLPLIRLAAGFQRLKIYQGTLTTLAVPAAFGLSQAEHVSPDSVLVISAIGVSGLLTLSLCSLVVRNVIGFIYINEERDKVKFAYVDFWGKRCETVIDIADLDVDWTKVRPTVFNIYQKIRLYGNKAQSFKLLSNYGVIVEPDIFTAIFGE